From Polynucleobacter sp. MWH-Braz-FAM2G, a single genomic window includes:
- a CDS encoding DUF2126 domain-containing protein — MSIHAALHHVTEYEYDRPVKLGPQVIRLRPAPHCRSHILSYSLKVEPEGHFINWQQDPFANYQARLVFPEKTTRFKVTVDLVTEMAVYNPFDFFLEPDAENYPFSYNYDLKKELRPYLGKKRADGLNRYFKTVNRNKMRTIDFLVALNQKIHQDIDYTIRMEPGVQTPDETLKLKSGSCRDSAWLMVNILRLCGLASRFVSGYLIQLKPDVKALDGPSGTEVDFTDLHAWCEVYLPGAGWIGLDPTSGLFAGEGHIPVACTPEPSGAAPIEGGVDKCEVKFSHSMEVTRIYEAPRVTKPYTEEQWQAIVDLGHRVDEQLVANDVRLTMGGEPTFVSVNGRDEREWNVDALGPTKRGYATDLVEKLRKEYGDGGFLHFGQGKWYPGEQLPRWALSIYWRADGQPIWKNPSLFADERKPANYTSKDAEKFVYTLSKKLGLADKFIEPAYEDVFYYLWRESKLPVNVDPFESNLDDEMERTRLKRVFTQKLDSVIGYVLPIEADQGQNYFDTNWKTGPWLYRDDRLYLLPGDSPMGYRLPLDSLPWTSKADYPYLIEQDPFAPRPALRTHSSVSHQQKPIKNESASARKTIWSQSQEVKYPQRQESAAWITRTAMCVETRDPMRSNGPKAENEHGGKSGVLYVFMPPLARLEDYLNLLSAVEATAEDLKFQIVLEGYPPPRDPRLKLLQVTPDPGVIEVNIHPAHSWDELVQHTEFLYQAAFESRLSAEKFMADGRHTGTGGGNHFVMGGATPIDSPFLRRPELLASLILYWHNHPSLSYLFSGMFIGPTSQAPRVDEARNDQVYELEIALKEIQENRKKYGQSMPPWLVDRTLRNILIDVTGNTHRSEFCIDKMYSPDSQTGRLGLLELRAFEMPPHAQMSIVQQLLIRALIARFWNEPYNAPMTRWGTELHDRCLLPTFIKMDFDDVIEEMQQHGYDFKPEWFAPHFEFRFPLIGQVQAMGTEITLRNALEPWHVMGEESAAGGTARYVDSSLERIEVRVTGLNQSRYTITCNGEPLPLQPTGIAGEYVAGVRYKAWNPPSSLHPSIGIHAPLVFDVIDTWMKRSVGGCQYHVAHPGGRNYDNFPINAYEAESRRLSRFFRMGHTPGFIEGIRANIDLPASREFPFTLDMRR; from the coding sequence ATGTCCATACACGCCGCCCTACACCACGTTACCGAATATGAATATGACCGCCCAGTTAAGCTTGGGCCACAGGTCATACGTCTACGTCCTGCGCCTCATTGTCGAAGCCACATTCTTTCCTATTCATTGAAAGTTGAGCCCGAAGGTCACTTTATAAATTGGCAACAAGATCCGTTCGCGAACTATCAAGCTCGTCTAGTGTTTCCTGAGAAAACAACGCGCTTCAAGGTAACGGTTGATCTTGTTACGGAAATGGCGGTATACAACCCATTCGACTTTTTTCTAGAACCCGACGCAGAAAACTATCCGTTTTCCTATAACTATGACCTTAAGAAAGAGTTGCGCCCTTATTTAGGAAAAAAGCGTGCCGATGGATTAAATAGATACTTCAAAACAGTCAATCGCAACAAAATGCGAACCATTGATTTTCTGGTCGCTCTTAACCAAAAAATTCATCAAGATATCGACTACACCATTCGCATGGAGCCCGGGGTTCAAACTCCTGACGAGACGCTTAAACTTAAAAGCGGTTCATGCCGAGATTCCGCATGGCTCATGGTGAATATTCTGCGACTCTGCGGATTAGCTTCACGTTTTGTATCGGGTTACCTCATACAGCTTAAGCCAGATGTGAAGGCACTTGATGGTCCCAGCGGTACTGAAGTCGATTTCACTGATCTCCATGCTTGGTGCGAGGTATATTTACCGGGTGCCGGTTGGATTGGCTTAGATCCTACCTCAGGACTATTTGCTGGTGAGGGTCATATACCTGTTGCCTGTACTCCTGAGCCATCAGGAGCAGCGCCAATTGAAGGTGGTGTTGATAAATGTGAAGTGAAATTCTCACACAGCATGGAAGTAACGCGTATTTATGAAGCACCACGCGTCACCAAACCTTACACAGAAGAACAATGGCAAGCCATTGTTGATCTTGGTCATCGAGTAGACGAGCAACTTGTAGCCAATGACGTTAGATTGACTATGGGTGGTGAGCCAACCTTTGTTTCCGTAAATGGACGTGATGAGCGTGAATGGAATGTCGATGCATTAGGACCCACCAAACGTGGATATGCAACGGATTTAGTAGAGAAACTTCGCAAGGAGTACGGCGATGGCGGCTTTTTACACTTTGGGCAGGGAAAGTGGTATCCAGGTGAGCAATTGCCCCGTTGGGCTTTATCTATTTACTGGCGAGCTGACGGACAGCCTATATGGAAAAATCCGAGTTTGTTTGCAGATGAGCGCAAGCCCGCCAATTACACCAGCAAAGATGCCGAAAAATTTGTTTATACACTTTCTAAAAAATTGGGTCTTGCGGATAAATTTATCGAGCCAGCCTATGAAGATGTGTTTTATTACCTCTGGCGCGAATCCAAACTACCAGTTAATGTGGATCCATTTGAATCTAACTTAGATGATGAGATGGAGCGCACTCGTTTAAAGCGGGTCTTCACACAAAAACTCGACTCTGTCATTGGATATGTCCTCCCAATTGAAGCCGATCAAGGGCAAAACTACTTTGACACCAACTGGAAAACTGGTCCCTGGCTATATCGTGATGATCGCCTTTACCTCCTGCCAGGCGACTCTCCAATGGGCTATCGCCTACCGCTTGATTCGCTACCTTGGACCAGCAAGGCCGACTATCCCTACCTAATAGAGCAAGATCCATTTGCGCCAAGGCCAGCACTTAGGACTCATTCATCAGTATCTCATCAACAAAAACCCATTAAGAATGAGTCCGCAAGTGCTCGCAAGACAATTTGGAGCCAATCACAAGAAGTAAAATATCCACAGCGTCAAGAATCTGCTGCATGGATTACTAGAACAGCAATGTGCGTCGAGACTCGCGATCCAATGCGCTCTAATGGACCTAAAGCGGAAAATGAACATGGTGGCAAGTCAGGTGTCCTGTATGTATTTATGCCACCTCTTGCACGTTTAGAAGACTATCTAAATTTATTGAGCGCGGTGGAAGCAACTGCGGAAGACTTAAAGTTCCAAATCGTTTTAGAGGGCTACCCTCCACCACGCGATCCAAGATTAAAGCTATTACAAGTCACTCCAGATCCTGGCGTAATTGAGGTGAATATTCATCCGGCACACAGCTGGGATGAATTGGTCCAGCATACCGAATTTTTATATCAAGCAGCATTTGAATCTCGCCTTTCTGCAGAAAAGTTTATGGCAGATGGTCGTCACACGGGCACAGGGGGTGGAAACCATTTTGTGATGGGTGGCGCCACGCCAATAGATAGCCCCTTCTTACGTAGACCAGAGTTGCTAGCAAGCTTAATTTTGTATTGGCACAACCATCCAAGCCTGAGCTATTTATTTAGCGGGATGTTCATTGGCCCAACCAGCCAAGCACCTCGAGTTGATGAAGCTCGTAACGATCAGGTATACGAATTAGAAATTGCCCTAAAAGAAATTCAGGAAAATCGCAAGAAGTATGGTCAAAGCATGCCGCCATGGCTAGTTGACAGAACCTTACGCAATATTTTGATTGATGTTACTGGCAACACACACCGTAGTGAATTTTGCATCGACAAAATGTACTCTCCTGACAGCCAAACTGGTAGGCTCGGTTTGTTAGAGCTACGCGCTTTTGAAATGCCTCCGCACGCTCAAATGAGTATTGTTCAACAATTATTAATTCGGGCATTGATAGCGCGTTTCTGGAATGAGCCCTATAACGCCCCTATGACTCGCTGGGGAACCGAGCTTCATGATCGCTGCTTATTGCCTACATTCATTAAGATGGATTTTGATGATGTAATTGAAGAAATGCAGCAGCATGGTTACGATTTTAAGCCTGAATGGTTTGCACCACACTTTGAGTTCCGCTTCCCACTAATAGGTCAAGTACAGGCTATGGGCACAGAGATTACCCTGCGAAATGCACTAGAGCCTTGGCATGTCATGGGGGAAGAAAGCGCTGCTGGCGGCACAGCACGTTATGTTGATTCATCTTTAGAGCGTATTGAGGTTCGCGTTACTGGGCTAAACCAAAGTCGCTACACCATTACCTGCAATGGCGAACCCTTACCATTACAGCCTACAGGCATTGCCGGTGAATATGTTGCTGGTGTCCGCTATAAGGCTTGGAATCCCCCTTCCAGCTTGCATCCCAGTATTGGCATTCATGCCCCGCTTGTATTTGATGTTATTGATACCTGGATGAAACGCTCTGTCGGTGGTTGCCAATATCACGTTGCTCACCCAGGTGGCCGGAATTACGACAACTTCCCCATCAACGCTTATGAGGCAGAAAGTCGTCGTCTCTCGCGCTTTTTCCGGATGGGTCATACCCCAGGATTTATAGAAGGCATTCGAGCGAACATTGATCTACCAGCCAGCAGGGAATTCCCATTTACGTTAGATATGCGGCGATGA
- a CDS encoding circularly permuted type 2 ATP-grasp protein: MEPSQADPLKAIANSSLTEEIARLSPKASIGHFDELRGNSVSLLPQWKTFFEALGTSGLSDLDQRTQELNRQIRDNGITYNVYADEFGPQRPWSVDLFPLIISPESWQEIQAGVLQRAKLLEAIMTDIYGPQNLLKEGFIPPALIHGHPGYLRSMHGIKLTSNKHLHIMAFDLARAPSGSWSVLSQRTQAPSGLGYLLENRNLIARQFPQAYDQMHIAPLANSYRSLIDALKHESPAGMNAHIALLTPGPYNETYFEHAYLARYLGLTLVEGGDLTVRDQHLFLKTVRGLEPVHILLKRLDDEFLDPLELRSDSTLGIPGLLQSIRAGNVILANAPGSAFLESPALLGFLPAISERLLNEKIQLPAMDTWWCGERAALEAAIPNLSHSAIKPTYPPDSGHQSYESVLGGELNQAQLDEWVGRITRQPDEHTVQTYIPLAQMPTWLTSSTLNDPSLIEPHSYMLRVFALSDGPNSWQVLPGGLARIAGADSGIASMQRGGSSADVWVQNIATTKEQGQQKQPAVQAPEKLMRKRLVTSRAAENLYWFGRYTERSENILRLAKLYLEKINSEYTPSRPLWVWLENLCHFYGLVPEGVPSNYDQEDVRHRIFERTLIHSLNASENVTSVGFNLKAMKRTASNVRERLSTEQWSTINHCIEQFQADCDKANTFQDFSSSLAIDALDGASSCLAAITGAQTDRMTRDDGWQLLSIGRHIERLAFLTNVLDSAIDAGLLNNPSEDSSGYIALLNLFDSTITFHAQHQQSREMVPLVSLLVMDDENPRSLAWVSKALRARLSKLAGTERDNPNELTRSVVNLLDYDLYALSSADNSGSYSNLRDCLRNCSQSAWNVSDEISARYFNLIHSNEYSIQMQ; this comes from the coding sequence GTGGAACCTTCTCAAGCCGACCCATTGAAAGCTATAGCCAACTCTTCTCTAACGGAAGAAATTGCTCGCCTTTCCCCAAAGGCGTCAATTGGGCATTTTGATGAATTGCGTGGCAACTCTGTTTCTTTACTGCCGCAGTGGAAAACCTTTTTTGAAGCGCTCGGCACATCGGGGTTAAGCGATCTTGATCAGCGTACTCAAGAATTAAATAGGCAAATTCGTGATAACGGAATTACCTATAACGTCTATGCAGACGAATTCGGACCTCAGCGACCATGGTCTGTAGATTTATTTCCACTGATTATTAGCCCAGAATCTTGGCAAGAAATTCAAGCTGGAGTCTTGCAGCGAGCTAAGCTCTTAGAAGCCATCATGACGGATATTTATGGGCCCCAAAATTTACTAAAAGAAGGTTTTATTCCGCCCGCATTAATTCATGGGCATCCAGGTTATTTACGATCCATGCATGGCATAAAACTTACTAGTAATAAACATCTCCATATTATGGCTTTTGACTTAGCCAGAGCGCCTAGTGGATCATGGTCAGTATTATCACAACGCACTCAAGCACCTTCAGGATTGGGTTACCTGCTGGAAAACCGCAACCTAATTGCAAGGCAATTTCCACAAGCTTATGATCAGATGCACATCGCTCCTTTAGCCAATTCTTATAGGAGCTTGATAGATGCCTTAAAGCATGAGAGCCCCGCTGGCATGAATGCCCATATTGCTCTTCTAACTCCTGGGCCATATAACGAAACATATTTCGAGCATGCCTATCTTGCTCGCTACCTTGGATTGACTTTAGTAGAGGGTGGTGATTTAACGGTTCGAGATCAGCATCTATTTCTAAAAACAGTGCGCGGATTAGAACCCGTTCATATCCTGCTAAAGCGTTTAGATGATGAGTTCCTAGATCCGCTTGAATTACGCTCTGATTCCACCCTAGGAATACCTGGTTTATTGCAATCTATTAGAGCGGGGAATGTCATACTAGCCAATGCGCCTGGATCCGCTTTTTTAGAATCCCCTGCTCTATTAGGCTTCTTACCCGCCATTAGTGAAAGATTGCTTAATGAAAAAATCCAACTTCCAGCAATGGACACTTGGTGGTGCGGTGAACGCGCTGCACTAGAGGCTGCTATTCCCAATTTAAGTCATAGCGCTATCAAGCCAACCTACCCTCCTGATTCAGGGCATCAGAGCTATGAATCTGTTTTGGGTGGAGAATTAAACCAAGCCCAGTTAGATGAATGGGTTGGACGAATTACACGTCAGCCCGATGAACATACAGTTCAAACCTATATACCCTTGGCTCAGATGCCAACTTGGCTCACATCATCAACCCTCAATGACCCAAGTTTAATTGAACCCCACTCATATATGTTGCGAGTATTTGCACTGAGTGATGGTCCCAATAGCTGGCAAGTCTTGCCTGGTGGCCTTGCACGAATTGCGGGCGCAGACTCAGGAATTGCATCCATGCAACGGGGAGGCAGTAGTGCCGATGTATGGGTACAAAATATCGCGACCACCAAGGAACAAGGACAACAAAAACAGCCGGCTGTACAAGCCCCAGAAAAGCTAATGCGTAAGCGCCTTGTAACCAGTAGAGCCGCAGAAAATCTATATTGGTTTGGTCGATACACAGAGCGAAGTGAAAACATTCTGCGTTTAGCTAAGTTATACCTTGAAAAAATTAATAGCGAATACACCCCTTCTCGTCCACTTTGGGTATGGCTAGAAAATCTCTGTCACTTCTACGGGCTTGTTCCTGAAGGCGTGCCAAGCAACTATGATCAAGAAGATGTTCGTCATCGAATTTTTGAACGCACTTTAATTCATTCACTCAATGCAAGTGAAAATGTGACCAGTGTTGGATTTAACCTAAAGGCAATGAAGCGGACAGCTTCTAATGTGAGAGAGAGATTATCGACAGAACAATGGAGCACCATTAATCATTGCATAGAGCAATTTCAAGCTGATTGCGATAAAGCAAATACATTCCAAGATTTTTCCTCATCCCTTGCAATTGATGCATTGGATGGTGCAAGCAGTTGTTTGGCAGCTATCACTGGCGCGCAAACGGATCGCATGACCCGAGATGATGGCTGGCAATTGCTTTCAATTGGAAGGCACATAGAGAGACTTGCTTTTCTGACGAATGTTTTGGATTCTGCGATTGATGCTGGACTGTTAAATAATCCTAGTGAAGATAGCTCTGGTTATATTGCTCTACTAAATTTATTTGATAGCACGATTACATTCCATGCCCAGCATCAACAAAGTCGTGAGATGGTGCCTTTGGTTAGCTTATTGGTCATGGATGATGAGAACCCGCGCTCCCTTGCATGGGTCAGTAAGGCGCTTCGAGCACGGCTTTCTAAGCTAGCCGGCACGGAGCGAGATAACCCAAATGAACTGACACGTAGCGTAGTTAATTTACTGGATTATGATCTCTACGCCCTTTCTAGCGCAGATAATTCTGGATCGTATTCAAATCTTAGAGACTGTTTACGCAACTGCTCGCAATCTGCTTGGAATGTATCAGATGAAATTAGCGCTCGCTATTTTAATTTGATCCACTCAAACGAATACAGCATTCAAATGCAATAA
- a CDS encoding transglutaminase family protein encodes MLLEITHDTHYTYDPNVEIAQHFAHLKPANTETQTVLNTEIYVDPKPAWSEENKDSYGNVCTFFSLQSRHSELLITAKSLIETSSTVYGPKPLDTPAWELVREYFRYHSNTKWDAASEFLFPSPFITLRPEFAEFARANFTSGRPLLDAAIDLMRRIYSEFHYVSKSTDISTPAIEALNKRQGVCQDFAHILIASLRSIGLPAKYISGYILTNPPPGQARLIGGDASHAWVSVYVPSLNENSQLGHGVWCDLDPTNNRWGYGTPGEDYVHLAEGRDFSDVSPIRGVIHGGADHTLNVAVTVLPINS; translated from the coding sequence ATGCTACTTGAGATCACACACGATACCCACTACACCTACGACCCTAATGTCGAGATAGCCCAGCACTTTGCCCACCTCAAGCCCGCAAACACTGAAACACAAACGGTTCTTAATACCGAAATTTATGTTGATCCCAAGCCTGCATGGAGCGAAGAAAATAAAGATAGCTATGGAAATGTGTGCACCTTCTTTTCTCTACAAAGCAGACATAGCGAATTATTAATTACTGCCAAATCCCTAATTGAAACCTCCAGCACTGTTTATGGGCCAAAACCCCTAGACACCCCTGCTTGGGAATTGGTGCGTGAATATTTTCGTTATCACTCAAACACCAAGTGGGACGCTGCCTCAGAATTTCTATTTCCCTCGCCTTTCATTACCTTGCGGCCTGAATTTGCAGAATTTGCGCGTGCAAACTTTACCTCAGGTAGACCTTTGTTAGATGCCGCAATTGATTTGATGAGGCGAATTTATAGCGAGTTTCACTACGTCAGCAAAAGTACGGATATCAGCACGCCAGCAATAGAGGCATTAAACAAGAGACAAGGCGTATGTCAGGACTTTGCGCATATTCTGATTGCCTCTTTACGCAGCATTGGGTTGCCTGCTAAATATATCAGCGGCTATATTCTCACTAATCCACCCCCTGGACAGGCAAGACTCATTGGCGGAGATGCTTCGCATGCCTGGGTATCTGTTTATGTACCAAGTCTCAATGAAAATAGCCAACTAGGTCATGGAGTTTGGTGTGACCTCGATCCAACCAATAATCGCTGGGGCTACGGCACCCCAGGCGAAGACTACGTTCACCTAGCGGAAGGACGAGACTTTTCAGATGTTTCACCAATTAGAGGAGTGATCCATGGTGGCGCTGACCATACACTCAATGTAGCGGTTACAGTGCTACCCATTAACTCCTAA
- a CDS encoding tripartite tricarboxylate transporter substrate-binding protein, with amino-acid sequence MSQSIFRIAAISLCAFGVGVSAVKAADFPGDRPITLVVPFSAGGPTDKVARELALAMGKQLKGQVIVDNSPGAGGTIAAKRVINSKNDGYTLLIHHIGMSTAPALYKNLGFDPLNDYEYVGQVADVPMVLVGNKDLPPKNYQELLPYMKANVSKIAYANAGVGSASHLCGLLFMSRIQLDLTTVPYKGTAPALTDLIGGQVQLMCDQTTNLSGQLATNAVKPYGTTTMQRIKAFDKIPTLNEQGLKNFEVKVWHGVYAPKGTPKPEMDKLAKALQGAIQDPLYKQHMAELGVEIPSQANATPEGLKKHLKAQIDLWTPIIKSAGVYAD; translated from the coding sequence ATGTCTCAATCAATTTTCCGCATTGCAGCAATTTCGCTGTGTGCATTTGGTGTTGGTGTTTCTGCTGTAAAAGCTGCAGATTTTCCTGGGGATCGCCCAATTACATTAGTGGTGCCTTTTTCTGCTGGTGGTCCAACCGATAAAGTAGCGCGTGAGCTAGCCCTAGCAATGGGTAAGCAACTTAAGGGTCAGGTGATTGTTGATAACAGCCCCGGCGCTGGCGGTACCATTGCTGCGAAGCGCGTAATTAACTCTAAGAATGATGGATATACATTGCTTATTCATCATATTGGCATGTCTACTGCACCTGCTTTGTATAAGAACTTGGGCTTTGATCCTTTGAATGATTATGAGTACGTGGGTCAGGTTGCTGACGTGCCAATGGTATTAGTTGGCAATAAGGATTTGCCTCCTAAGAATTATCAAGAGCTTCTTCCTTACATGAAAGCAAACGTGAGCAAGATTGCATATGCCAATGCTGGCGTAGGTTCAGCTAGTCACCTTTGTGGTTTGCTCTTTATGAGTCGTATTCAATTAGATTTAACGACTGTTCCCTACAAAGGAACGGCGCCTGCATTAACTGATTTAATTGGTGGACAAGTTCAATTGATGTGTGATCAGACAACTAATCTTTCTGGTCAACTGGCAACAAATGCTGTGAAGCCTTATGGCACAACCACCATGCAACGCATCAAGGCTTTCGATAAGATCCCAACTCTGAACGAGCAGGGCCTAAAGAACTTTGAAGTGAAGGTTTGGCATGGTGTTTATGCTCCAAAAGGTACGCCTAAGCCAGAAATGGATAAGTTGGCTAAAGCTTTACAAGGTGCTATTCAAGACCCGCTGTACAAGCAGCATATGGCTGAATTAGGGGTGGAAATTCCTTCGCAAGCTAACGCAACTCCTGAGGGTCTGAAAAAACACCTAAAGGCCCAGATAGATTTGTGGACTCCAATTATTAAGTCTGCAGGTGTTTACGCAGATTAA
- a CDS encoding Tex family protein, whose product MLPSIEQRLAQELSAKPAQVAAAITLLDEGATVPFIARYRKEVTGGLDDAQLRLLEERLTYLRELEDRRKTIVTSIEEQGKMTPELLKAIMLAEDKTRLEDLYLPYKPKRRTKAQIAVEAGLEPLANDLLNNPKLDPEVEATKYFKEAFQIDGVDNAGVPDIKSALEGARQILMERFAEDASLVQSLREYMQDHGVVESKVIAGKEQEGEKFSDYFDYLEPIKAIPSHRALALFRGRREQILMVNLRLDTEEEKPKWDAPHNPCENRIANHFNIKNEGRPADTWLRDTVRWTWRVKCSLHLESELMTAMRERSETEAINVFARNLKDLLLAAPAGPRVTIGLDPGMRTGVKVAVVDATGKVVDTDVIYPHQPKNDWAGSLITLAKLAEKHHASLISIGNGTASRETDKLAQDLIKAKPELGLTKIVVSEAGASVYSASEYASKELPGMDVSLRGAVSIARRLQDPLAELVKIDPKSIGVGQYQHDVMQTQLAKSLLAVVEDCVNAVGVDVNTASAPLLARVSGLSSTVAEGIVAYRDSKGAFKSRAELKSVPRLGDKTYEQAAGFLRIMNGDDPLDASAVHPESYPLVEKILKDIKKGVKEVIGDANLLKSLSPEKYVDQQFGLPTVTDIIKELEKPGRDPRPEFTTATFKEGVEKISDLKVDMVLEGVVTNVAAFGAFVDIGVHQDGLVHISALSNTFVKDPHSVVKAGQVVKVKVLEVDEKRKRIALTMRLSDESPKPGPRNEQRVPHGAKPSESRKAPEERRTAPPMNNAMAAAFSKLKK is encoded by the coding sequence ATGCTGCCATCTATAGAACAACGTCTTGCCCAAGAACTGTCTGCCAAACCCGCTCAAGTAGCCGCTGCAATAACTCTATTAGATGAGGGTGCGACCGTCCCTTTTATTGCGCGTTACCGTAAGGAAGTAACAGGTGGATTGGATGATGCGCAGTTACGTTTATTGGAGGAGCGTTTAACTTACCTCAGAGAGTTAGAGGATCGCCGGAAAACCATTGTTACCTCAATAGAAGAGCAGGGCAAGATGACGCCAGAGTTGCTGAAGGCAATTATGTTGGCCGAAGATAAGACTCGCTTAGAAGATTTATATCTTCCCTATAAGCCAAAGCGCCGAACAAAAGCACAAATCGCAGTAGAGGCTGGCTTGGAGCCCTTGGCAAACGACTTGCTCAATAATCCAAAGCTAGATCCCGAAGTAGAGGCTACCAAATATTTCAAGGAAGCTTTTCAGATTGATGGGGTAGATAATGCTGGAGTTCCGGACATTAAATCAGCGCTTGAAGGCGCCCGTCAGATCTTAATGGAGCGCTTTGCTGAAGATGCCTCCTTGGTTCAGTCATTGCGAGAATATATGCAAGATCATGGCGTGGTTGAGTCCAAGGTAATCGCAGGAAAAGAACAGGAGGGCGAAAAGTTCTCTGATTATTTTGATTACTTAGAACCGATTAAAGCCATTCCGTCGCACCGCGCTCTAGCTTTATTTAGAGGTCGTCGCGAGCAGATTTTGATGGTTAACTTGCGTCTAGATACTGAAGAAGAGAAGCCTAAATGGGACGCCCCTCACAATCCCTGTGAAAACCGAATTGCCAATCATTTCAATATTAAAAATGAAGGTCGACCAGCTGACACATGGTTGCGTGATACCGTTCGCTGGACATGGCGTGTGAAGTGTTCTTTGCATTTGGAGTCAGAGTTGATGACTGCAATGCGTGAGCGCTCAGAAACTGAGGCGATAAATGTTTTTGCTCGAAATCTTAAAGACCTTTTATTAGCAGCTCCAGCAGGCCCAAGAGTCACCATTGGTCTAGATCCTGGCATGCGTACAGGCGTCAAGGTTGCTGTGGTGGATGCGACCGGCAAAGTGGTTGATACCGATGTGATTTATCCGCATCAACCTAAAAATGATTGGGCTGGATCCTTGATTACTTTGGCTAAATTGGCTGAAAAACATCATGCGTCACTAATATCGATCGGCAATGGAACTGCTTCTCGTGAAACCGATAAATTGGCGCAGGACCTTATTAAAGCGAAACCAGAACTTGGGCTCACTAAGATTGTTGTATCTGAAGCAGGTGCATCTGTTTATTCCGCCTCAGAATACGCTTCAAAAGAATTGCCAGGCATGGATGTTTCCTTACGAGGCGCAGTTTCGATTGCTAGAAGATTGCAAGATCCCTTAGCAGAGTTGGTGAAGATAGATCCCAAGTCAATTGGTGTTGGTCAATATCAGCACGATGTGATGCAAACTCAATTAGCAAAGTCATTGCTTGCGGTAGTTGAGGATTGCGTGAATGCTGTCGGAGTAGATGTGAATACTGCCTCAGCACCTCTATTGGCAAGGGTATCGGGATTGAGTTCGACTGTGGCTGAAGGTATCGTTGCTTACAGAGATAGTAAGGGTGCTTTTAAATCGAGAGCAGAGCTTAAGAGCGTGCCACGCTTAGGTGACAAAACATACGAACAAGCCGCCGGCTTTTTACGCATCATGAATGGAGACGATCCCTTGGATGCGTCCGCGGTACACCCTGAATCCTATCCTTTAGTGGAGAAAATTCTGAAGGATATTAAAAAGGGTGTGAAAGAGGTGATTGGGGATGCTAACTTACTCAAATCTCTCTCGCCAGAGAAGTATGTTGATCAACAGTTTGGCTTACCAACTGTTACTGACATCATCAAGGAGCTTGAGAAACCTGGTCGTGATCCTCGACCAGAATTTACAACCGCCACCTTTAAAGAAGGTGTAGAAAAAATTAGCGACCTAAAGGTTGATATGGTTCTAGAGGGTGTAGTTACAAACGTAGCGGCCTTTGGTGCCTTTGTAGATATCGGTGTTCATCAGGATGGCTTGGTGCATATCTCGGCTTTATCCAATACTTTTGTAAAAGATCCTCATAGCGTAGTAAAGGCAGGTCAGGTTGTGAAGGTAAAAGTACTAGAGGTAGATGAAAAGCGAAAGCGGATAGCGCTGACCATGCGTCTAAGCGATGAATCACCTAAGCCTGGGCCTAGAAATGAGCAAAGAGTGCCCCATGGAGCCAAACCGTCGGAATCCAGAAAGGCACCAGAGGAAAGACGCACAGCACCCCCAATGAATAATGCAATGGCTGCCGCATTTAGTAAGCTTAAAAAATAG